The region gttgatcagatcatgtgattttacccctttaagatcatcacttctttgacaatttgccacattcataggcatcagataagaacccagtaaagaagagctagagggagattgtttagttatcagtgttttattgttgacactaatattggtaacactttactctaaggtgtctacataagagtgacatgagcgtgtcataaacatgacatgggatgtgtcatgaacattaatgacactttgaagtaacattaatgctcatgatacttgtcatgtcatgtttctgacaggcttgtgtgactcttatgtagacaccttcaaaataaagtgttaccatatcttgcttaagtcacaaaggcatgttcaaaaaattgcctcagtcatttatttctcttaagttacataatgtacacacagtgttattactatgccaatagccatcctctgttacatcctttttgagtgaaatgatcaataaatgtcatatgttacacttttggtgaagttttttgtgtttcctacaaaacttgaaaaaatgaattaggcgattattttaacattgtgacGATATGTGTGTAACTgataaatatagatataatagtatgcatatatatttttaaaagcagcagGTGAGCAGATGTGTAACACAAGGGTTCAACATAAAAGTCCGCAATTTATGCAAAACCGAATTCTGAACTTTACGGTAAAACTCAATACAAACTCAATGGAACCTTTAAGTACCGTAATACTTACATTAGCTGCGCAAACACAAACAAGCGTACTATTTTAATAGAAGTGCTGCTTTCTTCATCATCCAAGTAGATGCCGAATTTACCAGAAAACAAAGACTATTCAGAAACTGTTTCATAAGATGCTGTATTAACTATTAGAGGCGAAGGCGTAGAGATTAAAGGTAAAATTCGCGGGAAATCCATATCGATAAAACATAAACGCGAATCGACGCCACCATGCTTGGCGTCCTTGACTGAACTCGTAGTAACTTTTACTTTCGAAAGAAGCTCCTCTGCTGGACACACAGCACGACACAGGCGaacacaaatgtacatttagacGAAATAGTATCTTACATATATAATTTAGCTTCTGTACGGAGTAATTTAGCgatgtttttagtcattttcagcaACTTACCGACCCCGCGTCTCCGAGCCAAAAGAGTCAACTGGTGGGTTTCTTCCTGATAAGATGACGCAGCAGTGGAGGCCACGCCCCGGTCACGCCCCCACGTGTGTGCAGAAGATAAAACAGAGAGATGAGTGggctccaaacacacacaaacacacagaataatAACTATTCAGAAGCCACACAATACACTTCTATCATAACAAGAAGATCACActgaaaaacagcttttatcCACCTTAATTTTAGGGGATCTTCCTGCAAAAACTTCATTTTAGACACCTTGAAAAAAAGGACCAGTTactaaaatcaatatcagtttgagtgtatgctatatttagaatattttctccactttaccttgctgtcggACAGCATTTTCTGACTGTAAACTGCGACCTCCAGACTCTTTTatcaaaaacagtaattttacctctcatgaCACAGAAATTGCTGGTTCACAGCTGCCTCGACTCAATTGGTTTTTGCGTGACTTTGGTGATTTAAAACTGTTAGGAACAAGCAAAACAGACCaacaaactaactgattgaGGCAGAGATAAACCAGCAAGTCCTgctgttctgtgaggtaaaatagAGAGATATAAAAAGTTTTCCGTCAGAGAGCTGTATTAGAAGAgcctttatttatgtttttcaaactgttttttaatttttcttttaagtGCACCCCTAAtatcaaaaaaacaattatcagTGTCCATAAATTGCTTCACAGGTAgggaaaaccaacaaaataaaaggtataaataataaaatgtgtaaaaaatttGGGTTACAGGTGCAATGTGTAAAATATAGCCAGTTTTTTCAGCTTAAAGAATCCCAAAAAGCACTACTATTAATGACAGAATGTGAAGaggtaataattatttattgatttactcTAAATCTCAAATTTCAACGTGTGTTGCAGAGATATCTTCCGAGTCCAATTCTTTGATGAGACGAGGATTTCAGTGATGCAGAAAACACAGAAGTAATCCCAgattttaataataacaatgaaatCAACTGTAAAATATAGACAATATGAAGTGGAATTTGACAAAATGTAGAtgcaaattttaaaaatctgctTTTTACACATTATTAAACTTGTTTGTTCACAACACCTAATCCAAATAAACAGTAAAGCAGTGTCACAGAGATGACAGCATTGTTATAAACTCTTATTTTTGCTGTCGTGACGGTGAAGCCGTATTTCTCACAAATGAGAGGAAGTGTAATAATATTCCTATAGTCTCATTAGAGGCAGACTTTTAATAGTAGTTCCTCCCATGACTCCATCTGCTGCTGTCGGTGTATTTGATAAACTGGCCTTGGGATTagaacaaaaaagcaaaagcaaaatcGTGTTAAAAAGAAGTCTGGCCGCCGGTCACACACTGTCAACATGACTTCATCAAGTCTGCCTTTGCCACTTGCAAAAGGTTGAACCCCCCTGGCTCGCAGCGCTGCATCAGTGtcaccacacacaaacacacagcgcacacacacactgcatgcatGCCACCCTCTCTCTCAGCCTCTCAGCCGCGGCCCTCCTGTTTGTTTACAGCGCTTAAGGTCACAGTCCTTGACATACATCTGATTTTGAGATATCGATGGCGGGTGTCTCCCGGTGTGGTAACCCAATAATctttcaagtcaaatcaaaagAAAGTGATCCAGTGTGGACAGGGTGCATCTCAATTCAAAACTAATAAATAGTTCCCTGCCTTCGATGCTGCTTCAATTAGAGAGTTATGTGGGAAATATCGTGCCAGAGAAGTGAAGCACGGTCATAAACGGTTAGCCCGAGGCCGACAGGTGCGGCCGCGTTTACATCTGACAGGGCCTCACTGTCACATTGCACATGGAGGAAGACATTTGTTTCTGTGCTTTCAAGGGCGGAGGTGTCTTCAGTGCCCTTCATCAGGGATTAGGGACACATGTTGAGACAGCAGCTGATGTTGCAAGTTCTCACCAGCCGTATTGTTGTGGCTCAGAGAAGAGTAAATACAGCATGTGTTCTGCTAATCCTGCATGAACATAATGGCTCTGCTGCACCTATAATTCATCCCCTAATAGAAACCATAGGGATTTAAGTCTTTCTATCAGGTGATTTAGGTTGAAGAGACATTAACTGGAGGGCAAAGAATGTGCAACTAAAGGAAATACCTGCAAATGCACTAAATGCAAGAAAATGATAAATCACTGCAAAAATGCatggaacaaaacaaaacagagttacaaaataatgaaatttaCAGCAGACtcgaaaacatgtttttgccaTAAATGAGGTGAAGGATTTAATTTCTATTTGCGGTAATATAAGACATGTAATCAGAGTATTTTAACTAAAGTAAACTCACAACATTAGTTCAGAGACATTAACTAAAAGGCAAAGGGCACATGCAACAAAAGGAAATGCCTGCTAATGACAAATCACTGCAAAAATGCATGGGAAAAAACAGATCTgagttacaaaataaaaggctgaaAAGGCTGAAGATCTGAAAAAATGTCAGACTTACATCATTAGTTCATTTTCACTACTAgccaagtcttttttttacacattttgaatacatttttagaaaatCAACCCAAATAAAAGTGAATTAATGCATGTTTCCATCATTGTTGtgtgttattattgtgtgtCAGTTGCACCAATTCTGTCATAATTAAAAGAGCTTCAGTCGAACTTCAAACCTACAAAACAATGTGGAAAACATGACCAAAACATGCCATGTTTTAAATTCATGTGAGGGAGGTTACAGCCGTCTCCCATTAtaattacttttgatactttttccTGTGAATCCCTCATGCTTAACTAGACAACTTGATTATGGCTGAttgataaaaacaactaaacagaaAGATAATTATTGCTCTTAAATAGGTTGAATGGATTTGCAGAACAATGTTGTACataaatcatataaaaaaaCTAGGTTTTATTTAATTCTGAATGCATGAAAtagattattttatgttattttatggtGGGTTTTGTCTGAATTCTCTGCCAGTCCACTGCTGTTGTCTGTATTTAGTTGTGTTTTCTCTAAACAGCCCTCACCCAAAACAAAAGGACACATAGGTCATGTTTACAAGCAGCTAACCAATTTATGTTTGCTGTTAggtggtgacctttgaccttagTGATGGAGGAAAGGAGAAAGTAAAGTTACAAGACGTCAGGCAACATAATGACATCCTAAACCTGATCCAGAAGTTGTGCTGGCAAAACAAAACCAAGTCTGTTTCAACGTAGTTTTTAAAAGAAAGGTCAAGTTATTTTTGAGAGCTATTGGAGACCTGTTCTATCATTTTGGGATGTTCTCTCAGGGTCACCATACTTCTTGCCTCCATTTCAATTATTCCTCTGTGTTTTCACACAATAGCACTCAGAAAAGAGCCTCCATACGTCCGATTCTACCTGATTAGACACCGTTTAAAGTCTCAAGATGTCAGAGGATGGACTGATTCACTTGTCTCACCGTATGGTCGGCGCGTGTGACGCAGCAGTCCACTCACATGCAGCACAGAAGCATGGCAGCGCTGCAGGGCAGGATAATCTCAGCAGCTGCAGTGCATAATGTGGACAGTGTGTCGTGCATGGCTCACCATCGCCTACAGATACAGTTCACTGTACTAATCCTGAGTAAAGGTCATTTCTGCAGTCATGTAGCAGAGTCGGGGAGCACGATGTTCTCCGTGTGCCTCCTTGCATGCTTATTTTCAGGGTTTCGGATCATTATCGCGTAATGATAACTTTAATTTCCAGGACTGTCGTGCAATTTCAAAATTCAATTTCGACCGAGCTGTCGTGACCCACTGTGCTCTCTCACCTTCAGCCACCAGCGGCCCAGCTGGAGCCGTGTTCCCGGGTGTTAGATCCGAGGTGAGCATGAGCTGAAATTGCTAAAAGGGTGTAGAGGGAGGGAGGCAGATAGGGAGGGAGGGTTGGCTTCTGCAGTGTGACTGTCGGGCTTCAGCTAAGCCTTGTCTCTAGCCTCTGAAGATTTCCCAACATCGCCTTGAGCTCTAAAGCCTCTGTTGTGGATGTGGGGCCTGTGCTCCAATTCCAGGTGCTTAGCTCCCAACCCGCACTCTTCAAGTATTTCAGGTCCTTCTGGGGGCATTTTTGAGCTTCAGGAGAAAATCAATAGACGCTTTTATTTTCAATGAGCGAAGGCTCTCTTCATTGAGTGTCTCAGATGCTTTATATTAAACCAAtgaaatgcaataataatagtcTCATTCAAGCCACTGAGCTCACAGACCACATGGCTGGAACAAGTGTCCTCAGTGGGGGAGAAACAAAAGAGGCTAAAGAGGtacttaaaacaaatctgtatgCAATAGAGTGATGATTGTCTGTGCGCAGGAAGAATTTTAATTTGGCCGAGAATCGAAATGCAAGGCCTGTGGCTCTCCACCTCGTGAAACAAGACATCAAATATATCGCCGCAGCTGGGGAGCTCGGAGCTGAAGGTGTCGACAGCCATCAGACATCTTTGGTCCATATCCTGCATATATTATCAGCTCCCCCCCTGTCAGCTTTCTCACTCCCCCTctgtctgcctctgtgtgtgggtgtgtgggtgtgtgtgtgtgtgtgtgtgtgcagttggtCAGTTGATGTCACCATAGTGAACCTGCCCTCGGCCATCGCTTCTGACTTTGAAAAGACCCCTCATGGTCTGAGTCAAATATTAGGATGCATTTACTTCCTGTCATCACACGTTTATTTGCTTTtgatttattaatgttgaaaataaaaattattgacattttttaaattcatttctGCTGATTAAGGGAGTGTTAAGGATGCGATTATGGACGCCAAATAAtaaaagtattctttaaattaaTGCACAATTGTCACTATATGTCCAAATCCCCTCACTTGTAACTGAAGATTTCATGGATTTGTGTCTGTCACCATTATTTCCAAAAGGGTAAAAGGTGAATTTACAGTATGATAATTTGGCCTCTAATGTATTCCACCTGCAGGTACCagaatacatacataaacagcTCTACTCCACtgagatttataacaataaatatgCAATCATTTTGCATTTTCAGGTGATGTATATATGCATGGATTGACACATTCAAGTATCATATTAAGATATTTTTCGACATATAAATATTGAGTGaatcataataaatatttagtGCCAGATTGAATAACAATTGCGCAGACTTTAACTTTACGCACTGACTGGACCTTTTGTCAAGCCACTCAAATGGAAATAAAGGACTTCCtgttgcacatttaaaaaataaaagccttgttAACAATCTTTTTGTAATGCCTGATCATTTaggtgcagtggtggaaggtgTATTCAGATTATAAgtcaaattttaatttaattataagcacagaaataaagtgatttatgcAGTTTGATGCCTGTCAGTGTTCTATTCATgaatcattatcaataatgaACAGCACTTTAACCTGCAGATGTAAGTGGTGAAGCTTATCTTTACTGCTTCATACTACTGGTTAGTTTATTACAATGCAACATTAATTATAAACTGATCATGTGGTTTGTGTGTGGAATCCTTATCTGCAAAGAAtctccaaaaaaaatgcaaaatgcatgCAGAGGATTAATCATTAACTCTGTGGGACAGAAACAGCTTAAAGCAAGATGGCAACACTCAAGTCAGGTAAAATTACTTCAAAACTGCACTTTTGAGAGATACTATAGAtgcaaaaaccttttttttattccactgGTCAATTTGGGGATTTTGAGCTAATTTGCTTCCATAACACGTCATCTTTCAGCAGTACTAGtgcaaagaaaacatccaaattacacaatattttactgcattttgtcTATATGTGTCTGCAGACGGAAACAAATTAAAGGCTGTTTCAtcaaaattagtttttactCAAAGTCTAAACCAGAAATCTCCACTCGGGAGTCCCTAACATACTTCCCACTGTCattcttatatatttttacagagTGGTTTCTTCGTATCAGCGATCATTCATCATTCATAGTTGGATTTATGGAACTTTTTACACCTAAAAACATGgcaaaacttgtttttgttaaattCTAATAATAATTTCGAACCTGGCTTTATCCAAAGCTCAGATTTCTGTTCTGTAGATGTATCCAATTAGCACATATTTAACAAGATAATGCTTCAGCTGCATATTTAAGCAAAACACTTCAAAAAACTGgtgatacaaaaataataactgTCTTAATGTGAgtaaactggggaagtttcatgatGAAGTTTTTATCCTGTTCATCTCTAGTGTCTTGTCTAAAAGCACTGACATCTGTCTGCAAAGAATATATCAGACATGATAATAAGTGCAGCTGGTTCTGAGCTGCATATAAACCCTGGAGTGTCTTTTCAGTCAGCTACAGGTGACATGCTTGTTTCTTTTACATACGTCTCTCTTCATTAATAAGCACAGCCAGTCCTGAAGctattgttttaatttgaaggCCACATCCCTTATCTTCCGGTCCTCTCGTCGCTAACTTTGACATCTGGCTGCAGCTGGCCGCCGCTGTCCGCGCGCACCTATCCATCCAGCCAGGACGCGCACCCGCCGCCCGGTCACAGCCGCTGCCCAGGGGCTCCGAGCCGCCAACTAAAGCTCTGGGTGAGAGATGCGCACTTAATtaacttcttttatttttatcgtCCTGAGAGCCCCTCTGTCCTCCGTCACAATTCCCCCCCAGAGCGGCTCCGCGGGTTTTCTGTCGTCCATCTGTCCCCGGACCGCGCGGAGGAAGTGGTCGGTGGTCTTTCTGGTCACCGCCGTCGTGATGGTTCTGCTGGCTCTGGCCGTCGCCGTCCCGCTCCTGCTGCTGCGCACCTCCGAGACCTCCGCTCATTACTACGAGATGATGGGCACCTGTCGGATGGTCTGCGACCCGTACACCCCAAAACCGGGAGGCGCCACCGCCATGGAGGTGATCCAGAACGTGAACGGCGTCAACCCGCAGCCGCCGATGGCGCAGGGGAGCCGCGGGGAGCCGGGGCGACCGGGTAAGCCTGGATCTAGGGGCCCACCGGGAGAGCCAGGACCCCCGGGTCCGAGGGGGCCACCTGGAGAGCGCGGCGACAGCAAATTCGCCTTCCCTGCATTAACGGGACTTAACGGGGCCGGGAACGGGAACGGGGAAACGGACGGTGTGAACTCCACGACCAACAGCTTCAGGATCGCTTTTTACGTGGGTCTGAAGAACCCACACGAGGGATATGAGGTGTTAAAGTTTGACGACGTGATTACAAACTTGGGGAACCACTACGATGCGAGCACCGGCAAGTTCACCTGCCATGTGTCCGGGATCTATTTCTTCACCTACCATGTGCTGATGCGCGGAGGGGACGGGACCAGCATGTGGGCCGACCTGTGCAAAAACGGACAGGTAAGACAACCAGGAGGAACCCAGTAAACACCTGTACATGATCcacttaaaaagaaaagaaaaaggagttGTTTACATGTGCATTTTGGTTCATTTAAGATGATAATATTCCATATTTCCTGCACACAGCATGGCCTGAGGCTTGACCTGTTATTCTCCTTAACACCACTTATATAAGTGTATTTTCTTACTATTTATATGTGATGATATCTGGGTAAAATGAGTGATTTTTAGGCATGTGAGCATGTTTCCGGTCAGATATTAACTGCAGCTGGATGAGGTCAGATGCTGCAAGGGGATTAAATTAAAACCTGGATCAGCATCTGGGCCATATTTGATTTCAAACTGTTATTTATTACCATTCTTTAAGCTCAAATAACAAGAAAGCCTTCCCTGTGAGGGTCTATTTTTAAGGCTGCACCACTGCTGCTTCCCTGTGCCTCTCAGGCAGACTTGAACTTTCCACTCCATCCTTTTTATTAAGTAATGCTCAGTCTCGCCTCCCTTTTTCTCCCCAGGTACGGGCCAGCGCCATAGCTCAAGACGCAGACCAGAACTACGACTACGCCAGCAATAGTGCCGTGCTGCATTTGGACTCTGGGGACGAGATCTACGTCAAACTGGACGGAGGCAAAGCTCATGGaggcaacaacaacaagtaCAGCACCTTCTCCGGCTTCATCTTGTACCCCGACTAAAAGCTCAGCGGGCTTAAGCACCGAGAACTGTTTCCATTAGAGTATATGGTCCGATATGTTCCTCCTCGTTTGAAGATAGGTGCCACAACACACAGGCTACTGTATGTTCTGTTTATTTAGTGACAGACCTTTTGTATATGTGTTCGATTTAACTTCAGTTCAGCTGCTCTACTGTCACCAGAGTACGTCTCTTATTATCAGAAAGCTGATGT is a window of Centropristis striata isolate RG_2023a ecotype Rhode Island chromosome 24, C.striata_1.0, whole genome shotgun sequence DNA encoding:
- the LOC131962701 gene encoding complement C1q-like protein 2 isoform X2, whose product is MVLLALAVAVPLLLLRTSETSAHYYEMMGTCRMVCDPYTPKPGGATAMEPPMAQGSRGEPGRPGKPGSRGPPGEPGPPGPRGPPGERGDSKFAFPALTGLNGAGNGNGETDGVNSTTNSFRIAFYVGLKNPHEGYEVLKFDDVITNLGNHYDASTGKFTCHVSGIYFFTYHVLMRGGDGTSMWADLCKNGQVRASAIAQDADQNYDYASNSAVLHLDSGDEIYVKLDGGKAHGGNNNKYSTFSGFILYPD
- the LOC131962701 gene encoding complement C1q-like protein 2 isoform X1 gives rise to the protein MVLLALAVAVPLLLLRTSETSAHYYEMMGTCRMVCDPYTPKPGGATAMEVIQNVNGVNPQPPMAQGSRGEPGRPGKPGSRGPPGEPGPPGPRGPPGERGDSKFAFPALTGLNGAGNGNGETDGVNSTTNSFRIAFYVGLKNPHEGYEVLKFDDVITNLGNHYDASTGKFTCHVSGIYFFTYHVLMRGGDGTSMWADLCKNGQVRASAIAQDADQNYDYASNSAVLHLDSGDEIYVKLDGGKAHGGNNNKYSTFSGFILYPD